One part of the Prunus persica cultivar Lovell chromosome G5, Prunus_persica_NCBIv2, whole genome shotgun sequence genome encodes these proteins:
- the LOC18776961 gene encoding nudix hydrolase 18, mitochondrial, whose product MGLFLSRNIADFVFSSPLFSKKNGGNFIPMQIEDVVSLVSRTGRHMQRYDEGYRQVVGCIPYRFRKTEQSSSLEELEVLVISSQKGQGMLFPKGGWEIDESIEEAAKRETLEEAGVVGHLGSRLGMWRYKSKSHGLIHEGYMFPLLVQQQLDFWPEQSARKRQWMSVAEAREACQNWWMREALEKLVCRQMHPQQKEEAEEETKCT is encoded by the exons ATGGGTCTCTTTCTCTCAAGAAATATTGcagattttgttttctcttctcctcttttcTCTAAGAAAAATGGTGGGAATTTCATTCCCATGCAAATTGAGGACGTGGTTTCCTTGGTGTCCCGGACGGGAAGGCATATGCAGCGCTATGATGAAGGTTATCGCCAAGTTGTAGG ATGCATACCATACAGATTTAGGAAAACCGAACAATCTTCATCTCTTGAGGAATTAGAAGTTCTTGTGATTAGTTCACAGAAGGGTCAAGGAATGTTGTTCCCAAAG GGAGGTTGGGAAATTGATGAGTCTATCGAAGAAGCGGCTAAAAGAGAAACGCTAGAGGAAGCCGGTGTGGTTGGCCATCTTGGA AGTCGATTGGGTATGTGGCGTTATAAGAGCAAAAGCCATGGCTTAATTCATGAGGGGTACATGTTCCCTTTGCTCGTCCAGCAGCAACTGGACTTTTGGCCCGAGCAAAGTGCCAGAAAACGACAATGG ATGTCTGTTGCCGAAGCTAGAGAAGCATGTCAAAATTGGTGGATGAGGGAAGCTTTGGAGAAGTTAGTTTGTCGACAAATGCACCCCCAAcagaaagaagaagcagaagaagaaacaaaatgcaCGTAG
- the LOC18775784 gene encoding cell division cycle-associated protein 7 isoform X2 has translation MGKGQAKSDYENVRNARILENQARLTSLGLHKTITELRSIASPAKPPKTHVRDYRKKVYELTSLRRSNRLKEITATATATAAVSKNPSFRRSERLRGKSGSLTGGESEERRPANAPLVDVRKSELQLSSESAAQRCNSKGRGSVYHPVFGIHCHLCRQKKLCGEEDCKRCGNLDMDQPCIGKTDCSVCHSSRGVLCRGCLKVRYGEELEEVRENRKWMCPHCIEEKGINPYWICNRSGDGIQISGTSADG, from the exons ATGGGGAAGGGCCAAGCTAAGAGTGACTATGAAAATGTCAGAAATGCTCGAATATTGGAAAATCAG GCTCGGTTGACTTCGTTGGGACTGCACAAAACCATCACCGAGCTCCGATCCATAGCTTCACCTGCAAAACCACCCAAAACCCATGTCAGAGATTACCGCAAGAAAGTCTACGAGCTCACCTCTTTGCGCCGCTCTAATCGCTTGAAGGAAATAACTGCCACTGCCACTGCTACTGCCGCTGTCTCAAAGAACCCTTCATTTCGACGTTCTGAGAGGTTAAGAGGCAAATCCG GGAGTTTAACTGGCGGAGAAAGTGAAGAGAGGAGGCCTGCAAATGCGCCTTTGGTGGATGTAAGGAAATCGGAACTCCAGCTTTCTTCCGAGTCTGCGGCCCAGCGTTGCAATAGCAAGGGCCGTGGCAGTGTCTATCACCCGGTTTTCGGGATTCATTGCCATTTATGCAG GCAAAAGAAGTTGTGCGGTGAAGAAGATTGCAAGCGATGCGGTAATCTTGATATGGACCAGCCATGCATTG GAAAAACGGATTGTTCAGTTTGTCATTCTAGCAGAGGTGTTCTTTGTCGAGGTTGTCTCAAGGTTAGGTACGGTGAAG AATTGGAGGAAGTGAGAGAAAACAGGAAATGGATGTGCCCGCATTGCATAGAAGAGAAAGGAATAAACCCTTACTGGATATGTAACAG GTCAGGAGATGGGATACAAATCAGTGGCACATCTGCTGATGGATGA
- the LOC18776159 gene encoding NF-X1-type zinc finger protein NFXL1: protein MSSQVPNERRDRSRFPAQPPQPAQSARREWVPRGSNPTTAAVNPPPSFNSNIPNGNVGQPNYSSAPSESRQQHRGNNASRGHMGRPMNHGRERGRSENQEEVRLKDSNLPQLVQEIQDKLTKGTVECMICYDMVRRSAPVWSCSSCYSIFHLNCIKKWARAPTSIDMSAGKNQGFNWRCPGCQYVQLTSSKEIRYVCFCGKRTDPPSDLYLTPHSCGEPCGKQLERDVPGRGVSEDDLCPHVCVLQCHPGPCPPCKAFAPPRLCPCGKKVITTRCSDRTSVLTCGQHCNKLLDCLRHHCERTCHVGPCDPCQVLVDASCFCKKKVEVVLCGDMTVKGEVKAEDGVFSCSSTCGKKLTCGNHACGEVCHPGPCGECNLMPTKIKTCHCGKTSLQGERQSCLDPVPTCSQTCGKSLPCEMHQCQEVCHTGDCPPCLVKVSQKCRCGSTSRTVECFKTTMEIDKFTCDKPCGRKKNCGRHRCSERCCPLSNSNNVLSGDWDPHFCSMPCGKKLRCGQHSCESLCHSGHCPPCLDTIFADLTCACGRTSIPPPLPCGTPPPSCQLPCSVPQPCGHSSSHSCHFGECPPCSVPVAKECIGGHVVLRNIPCGSRDIKCNKLCGKTRQCGMHACGRTCHPPPCDTSSSVEPGTKTSCGQTCGAPRRDCRHTCTALCHPYAPCPDNRCDFPVTITCSCGRITANVPCDSGGSNASFKADTVYEASIIQRLPAPLQPIESTTKKIPLGQRKFMCDDECAKLERKRVLADAFDIASPNLDALHFGENSAVSELLSDLFRRDAKWVLSVEERCKYLVLGKSRGPTSGLRVHVFCPMLKEKRDVVRMIAERWKLAVQSAGWEPKRFIVVHVTPKSKTPARVIGVKGTTTVNAPQPPAFDHLVDMDPRLVVSFPDLPRDADISALVLRFGGECELVWLNDKNALAVFNDPARAATAMRRLDNGTLYHGAINVLSNGSASVASSGSNAWVGLGTAKEGVSTALRGNPWKKAVIREPGWREDSWGDEEWAGGSADVQASVWKKEAPITASLNRWSVLDSDVALGSSSVSPSIEDSGKQSLGGLNPALESNASGSTSGGQQHGGNIADTSEVVDDWEKAYE from the coding sequence ATGAGTTCTCAGGTCCCAAATGAGCGAAGGGATAGGTCCAGGTTTCCTGCTCAGCCTCCTCAGCCCGCTCAGTCTGCTCGTCGAGAGTGGGTCCCAAGAGGATCCAACCCTACCACTGCTGCCGTGAACCCACCTCCAAGCTTCAATTCAAACATCCCGAATGGGAATGTAGGACAGCCCAATTATAGCTCTGCTCCATCAGAGAGTCGGCAGCAGCACAGAGGAAATAATGCTTCTAGAGGTCATATGGGTCGGCCAATGAACCATGGAAGGGAGAGGGGAAGGAGCGAGAATCAGGAGGAGGTTAGATTGAAGGACTCTAATTTACCTCAGCTTGTGCAAGAAATTCAGGATAAATTGACAAAGGGCACTGTTGAATGCATGATATGTTATGATATGGTGAGGAGGTCTGCACCTGTTTGGTCTTGCTCAAGCTGTTACTCAATTTTCCATCTGAATTGCATCAAGAAATGGGCTCGAGCTCCCACTTCTATCGACATGTCTGCAGGGAAGAATCAGGGATTTAATTGGCGGTGTCCTGGATGTCAGTACGTACAGCTTACATCCTCGAAGGAGATTcgttatgtttgtttttgtggtaAGAGGACAGACCCGCCTTCAGATTTGTATTTGACACCACATTCATGTGGTGAGCCTTGCGGGAAGCAACTTGAGAGGGATGTCCCAGGCAGGGGTGTGAGTGAGGATGATCTTTGCCCTCATGTTTGTGTCTTGCAGTGTCACCCGGGTCCATGCCCTCCTTGTAAAGCATTTGCCCCGCCACGTTTATGCCCTTGTGGAAAGAAAGTAATTACCACAAGATGCTCAGACCGGACGTCTGTTCTAACTTGTGGCCAGCATTGTAATAAGCTTCTTGATTGTTTGCGTCACCATTGTGAGAGAACTTGCCATGTGGGTCCTTGTGATCCTTGCCAAGTTCTGGTTGATGCTTCTTGCTTTTGCAAGAAAAAGGTGGAGGTTGTTCTTTGTGGAGACATGACTGTGAAGGGGGAGGTGAAAGCAGAAGACGGTGTTTTTTCTTgcagttccacttgtggaaaAAAGCTTACCTGTGGTAATCATGCCTGCGGTGAAGTTTGCCATCCAGGCCCCTGTGGAGAGTGCAATTTAATGCCAACGAAGATTAAGACATGCCACTGTGGGAAAACAAGCTTGCAAGGGGAACGACAGAGTTGTTTGGATCCAGTTCCAACTTGTTCACAAACATGTGGCAAGTCCCTCCCTTGTGAGATGCACCAGTGTCAAGAGGTATGCCATACTGGGGATTGCCCACCTTGTTTGGTTAAAGTGAGCCAGAAATGCCGTTGTGGATCAACTTCTCGGACTGTGGAATGCTTTAAGACCACAATGGAGATTGACAAGTTTACTTGTGATAAGCCTTGTGGGCGGAAGAAGAATTGTGGAAGGCACCGTTGCAGTGAGAGGTGCTGTCCTCTTTCTAATTCGAATAATGTTCTCTCAGGGGATTGGGATCCTCACTTTTGCTCTATGCCTTGTGGGAAGAAGTTAAGGTGTGGGCAGCATTCTTGTGAATCACTTTGCCACAGTGGCCACTGCCCTCCCTGCCTTGATACAATCTTCGCTGACTTAACCTGTGCATGTGGGAGGACTTCAATCCCTCCTCCATTGCCATGTGGTACACCTCCCCCATCATGTCAGCTCCCATGTTCAGTCCCTCAGCCTTGTGGGCATTCATCTTCTCACAGCTGCCACTTTGGAGAATGTCCACCTTGTTCAGTGCCTGTGGCAAAGGAGTGCATCGGTGGGCATGTCGTCCTCAGGAACATTCCTTGTGGGTCGAGGGACATCAAATGTAACAAGCTCTGTGGGAAGACAAGGCAGTGTGGTATGCATGCTTGTGGCAGGACTTGTCACCCACCGCCTTGTGATACTTCCTCTTCAGTGGAACCAGGTACAAAAACTTCTTGTGGACAGACATGTGGTGCTCCTAGGAGAGATTGCAGGCATACATGTACTGCACTATGTCACCCGTATGCTCCTTGTCCTGATAACAGATGTGATTTCCCCGTCACAATCACTTGTTCTTGTGGCCGGATAACAGCAAATGTTCCTTGTGACTCTGGTGGCAGCAATGCTAGTTTCAAGGCTGATACTGTGTATGAAGCTTCTATTATCCAAAGGTTGCCAGCACCACTTCAACCAATTGAATCAACGACCAAGAAGATCCCACTTGGACAGAGGAAATTTATGTGTGATGATGAATGTGCTAAGTTGGAGCGGAAACGGGTTCTTGCAGATGCTTTTGATATAGCTTCTCCAAACTTGGATGCACTCCATTTTGGTGAGAATTCTGCTGTTTCTGAGTTGCTTTCAGACCTTTTTAGACGTGATGCCAAGTGGGTATTATCTGTGGAGGAGAGATGCAAGTACTTGGTGCTTGGCAAGAGCAGAGGTCCTACAAGTGGCCTCAGAGTTCATGTTTTCTGTCCAATGCTgaaggagaagagagatgTTGTTAGGATGATTGCTGAAAGATGGAAGCTTGCAGTTCAATCCGCTGGTTGGGAGCCCAAGCGATTTATTGTGGTTCATGTTACGCCTAAATCCAAAACCCCAGCTCGGGTGATTGGGGTTAAGGGTACGACGACAGTGAATGCACCCCAGCCTCCTGCTTTTGATCATTTAGTAGACATGGATCCCAGGCTTGTAGTTTCTTTCCCTGATCTGCCGAGAGATGCAGATATTAGTGCACTGGTCTTGAGGTTTGGTGGGGAATGCGAGTTAGTCTGGTTGAATGATAAGAATGCATTAGCTGTATTCAATGATCCTGCTCGAGCAGCAACCGCAATGAGGAGGTTGGATAATGGTACACTATATCACGGGGCTATTAACGTTCTCTCAAATGGCAGTGCATCTGTGGCATCATCGGGTTCTAATGCTTGGGTTGGATTGGGGACAGCTAAGGAAGGAGTGTCTACAGCGCTGAGGGGTAATCCATGGAAGAAGGCTGTCATTAGGGAGCCTGGTTGGAGGGAAGATTCATGGGGTGATGAAGAGTGGGCTGGTGGTTCCGCGGATGTGCAGGCATCTGTGTGGAAAAAAGAAGCTCCAATCACTGCCTCACTAAATCGATGGAGTGTACTAGACAGTGATGTAGCTTTGGGTTCATCTTCTGTATCTCCTAGCATTGAGGACTCTGGAAAACAGTCTTTGGGTGGTTTAAATCCGGCTTTGGAATCAAATGCAAGTGGTTCGACTTCAGGAGGGCAGCAGCATGGAGGAAATATTGCAGATACATCTGAAGTGGTTGATGACTGGGAGAAGGCTTATGAATAA
- the LOC18776656 gene encoding glutamine synthetase nodule isozyme, with protein MSLLLTDLLNLNLSDYTEKIIAEYIWIGGSGIDIRSKARTLPAPLSDPSKLPKWNYDGSSTGQAPGKDSEVILYPQAIFRDPFRRGNNILVICDTYTPNGEPIPTNKRANAAKIFSHPDVVAEEPWFGLEQEYTLLQKDVKWPIGWPLGGYPGPQGPYYCGAGADKAFGRDVVDSHYKACLYAGIDISGINGEVMPGQWEFQVGPTVGISAGDQLWAARYILERITEIAGVVLSFDPKPIEGDWNGAGAHTNYSTKSMRSDGGYEVIKKAIEKLGLRHKEHIAAYGDGNERRLTGRHETADIQRFIWGVANRGASIRVGRDTEKDGKGYFEDRRPASNMDPYVVTSMIAETTVLWKP; from the exons ATGTCTCTGCTCCTCACTGATCTTCTCAACCTCAACCTCTCCGATTACACTGAAAAGATTATTGCAGAGTACATATG GATCGGTGGGTCTGGTATAGACATCAGAAGCAAAGCCAGG ACTCTTCCTGCACCACTTAGCGATCCCTCAAAGCTTCCCAAGTGGAACTATGACGGTTCTAGCACTGGCCAAGCTCCTGGGAAAGACAGTGAAGTCATCCTATA TCCACAAGCCATTTTCAGGGACCCATTTAGGAGGGGCAACAATATTCTT GTCATATGTGATACATACACCCCGAATGGAGAGCCAATTCCAACCAATAAGAGGGCTAATGCTGCAAAGATTTTTAGCCATCCTGATGTTGTAGCTGAAGAACCCTG GTTTGGATTAGAGCAGGAGTATACTTTGTTGCAGAAAGATGTAAAATGGCCAATTGGGTGGCCTCTCGGTGGATATCCTGGACCACAG gGGCCATACTATTGTGGGGCTGGAGCTGATAAGGCCTTTGGGCGTGACGTTGTAGATTCTCACTACAAAGCATGTCTTTATGCTGGCATCGACATCAGTGGCATCAATGGTGAAGTTATGCCTGGCCAG TGGGAATTCCAAGTTGGACCTACTGTTGGCATCTCTGCTGGAGATCAGTTATGGGCTGCTCGTTACATTTTGGAG AGGATTACAGAGATAGCTGGAGTGGTGCTTTCCTTTGATCCCAAACCTATTGAG GGCGACTGGAATGGGGCTGGTGCTCACACAAACTACAG CACCAAGTCCATGAGAAGCGATGGAGGATATGAAGTTATCAAAAAGGCAATTGAAAAGCTTGGGTTGAGGCACAAGGAACACATTGCTGCTTATGGGGATGGCAACGAGCGCCGTCTCACTGGGCGACATGAAACAGCAGACATCCAGAGGTTCATATGG GGAGTGGCAAACCGTGGAGCGTCCATAAGAGTTGGGAGGGACACGGAGAAAGATGGGAAAGGCTATTTCGAGGATCGGAGGCCTGCTTCTAACATGGATCCTTATGTTGTCACTTCCATGATTGCTGAAACTACAGTTCTCTGGAAACCATAG
- the LOC18775784 gene encoding cell division cycle-associated protein 7 isoform X1, with protein MGKGQAKSDYENVRNARILENQARLTSLGLHKTITELRSIASPAKPPKTHVRDYRKKVYELTSLRRSNRLKEITATATATAAVSKNPSFRRSERLRGKSGSLTGGESEERRPANAPLVDVRKSELQLSSESAAQRCNSKGRGSVYHPVFGIHCHLCRQKKLCGEEDCKRCGNLDMDQPCIGKTDCSVCHSSRGVLCRGCLKVRYGEELEEVRENRKWMCPHCIEEKGINPYWICNSSICLNKRNMAPTGAAVYRCQEMGYKSVAHLLMDELKLADKMPSL; from the exons ATGGGGAAGGGCCAAGCTAAGAGTGACTATGAAAATGTCAGAAATGCTCGAATATTGGAAAATCAG GCTCGGTTGACTTCGTTGGGACTGCACAAAACCATCACCGAGCTCCGATCCATAGCTTCACCTGCAAAACCACCCAAAACCCATGTCAGAGATTACCGCAAGAAAGTCTACGAGCTCACCTCTTTGCGCCGCTCTAATCGCTTGAAGGAAATAACTGCCACTGCCACTGCTACTGCCGCTGTCTCAAAGAACCCTTCATTTCGACGTTCTGAGAGGTTAAGAGGCAAATCCG GGAGTTTAACTGGCGGAGAAAGTGAAGAGAGGAGGCCTGCAAATGCGCCTTTGGTGGATGTAAGGAAATCGGAACTCCAGCTTTCTTCCGAGTCTGCGGCCCAGCGTTGCAATAGCAAGGGCCGTGGCAGTGTCTATCACCCGGTTTTCGGGATTCATTGCCATTTATGCAG GCAAAAGAAGTTGTGCGGTGAAGAAGATTGCAAGCGATGCGGTAATCTTGATATGGACCAGCCATGCATTG GAAAAACGGATTGTTCAGTTTGTCATTCTAGCAGAGGTGTTCTTTGTCGAGGTTGTCTCAAGGTTAGGTACGGTGAAG AATTGGAGGAAGTGAGAGAAAACAGGAAATGGATGTGCCCGCATTGCATAGAAGAGAAAGGAATAAACCCTTACTGGATATGTAACAG ttCGATTTGCCTAAACAAGCGAAATATGGCTCCAACTGGGGCAGCAGTATACAGAT GTCAGGAGATGGGATACAAATCAGTGGCACATCTGCTGATGGATGAGCTTAAACTAGCAGACAAGATGCCCTCTCTATAA